The Sphingomonas sp. HF-S4 sequence GCGACGACCTTGAGCGGATCCTCGTCCTCCTGCCAGACGCGGACCTGCGCCGGGATGCCGAGGCTCTCGCGCACCGACGGTTCCTCGAAGAACGGCGTGACGATGCACGGCTCGCCTTCGACCGGGATCACCACGCAGGTCAACCGCTCGCTGCGGCTCCAGCGCACCCCGGTGAAGTAGATCAGCGACGAGCCCGGCTCGATCAGCACTGCGCCGATGCCTTCTGCCTTCATCAGCGCCTGGGCGCGGGCGATGCGCGCGAGGCGCTCGTCGCGGCCGATCGGCACGGCGCCCTTGGTGATATCGTCCAGCCCCGAAACGTCGATCTCCTCGGCGCGGAGCAGGCCCGGCAGCGCCAGCAACGGGACGGTGCCGGCGGCGCCGATCAGCGCGCGGCGGCTCAGCGAAAGGCGTGGCATCGGGGCGACTCCGGGCAAGAATTGCGTGGACAGCCGCGATACGGTCCTTGACCCGGCGACGACAATCCCCTTCCCTGCCGCGAAATTTTCCCAGGGGATGTTTGTGGGCAAGCGACTGACATGGTTCATTCTGGCCGGGCTGCTGCTGGGCGGCCTGATCGGCTGGGGGCTCAATGTCGCCTATGACGACGGCACCGCGGCGGGCACGCAGCAGCTGAAGGACATCAGCTACTGGTTCGACATCCCGACCCAGATGTTCCTGCATTTGATCAAGATGATCATCGCGCCGCTGGTGGTCTCGACGCTGGTCGTCGGCATCGCGCATATGGGCGGCACCGGCGCGATCGGGCGCGTGGGGCTGAAGGCGTTCCTGTGGTTCGTCACCGCCAGCCTGGTATCGCTGACGCTGGGGCTGATCCTGGTCAATGTGCTCCAGCCGGGCGTCGGGCTCAACCTGCCGCTGCCCGACGTGGCGGCATCGAGCGGCGTCGACCGCTCGGGGTTCGATGCGGCCAAGTTCTTCATCCACATCGTGCCGACCTCGGCGATCGACGCGATGGCGACCAACGACATCCTCCAGCTCGTGATCTTCTCGCTGTTCTTCGGCGTGGGGATGGCCGCGGTGGGCGAGAAGGCCGCGCCGCTGCTCAAGGGGCTCGAGGCGCTGGTGTCGGTAATGCTGACCGTCACCGGCTACGTCATGCTGTTCGCGCCGGTGGCCGTGTTCTGCGCAGTGGCGCGGACGCTGGCGACACGCGGGCTCGGCGTGGTCGGCGACCTCGCTTACTTCATGGGCACCTTCTATATCGGGCTGTTCGTGCTGTGGGCGGTGCTGCTCGGCGCGTGCTTCGTGTTCGTCGGGCCGCGCACCGGCACGCTGCTGCGCTACCTGCGCGATCCGATCCTGCTCGGTTTCTCGACCGCCTCGTCCGAGGCCGCCTATCCGCGCACGCTCGAGGCGCTCGACCGGTTCGGGGTGCCGCCGCGGATCGCGAGCTTCGTGCTGCCGCTCGGATACTCGTTCAACCTAGACGGCTCGATGATGTACATGACGTTCGCGTCGATCTTCATCGCCCAGGCCTATGGCATCCCGCTCGACTGGGGGACGATGATCACGATGCTGCTGATGCTGATGATCACCAGCAAGGGCATCGCCGGCGTGCCGCGCGCGAGCCTGGTGGTGATCACCGGCACGCTCAGCCACTTCAACATCCCAGAGGCGGGAATCCTGCTGATCCTGGCGGTCGACCATTTCCTCGACATGGGACGGACCGCGACCAACGTGATCGGCAACGCCGTCGCGGCGACGGTGGTGGCGCGGTGGGAGGGCCAGCTCGATCCGCCCGAGGCCGCGGCGCCCGGGGTCAAGCCGGTGCCGGCAGCAGGCGCGCCCGACCTCGACAGCTTCGAGGAATATGGCGAGGGCAAGCCGCGGCCATGAGGCGCGCGGTGATCGCCGCAGCGCTGGCGTGTTGGCCGGCAGCGCATGTCGCGGCACAGGACGCCAAATGGGTCAGCCTCTACACAGATCGCGACGGCGAGACCTTCTACGGTCCGGCTAGCGTGACCCGCACTGGCGGGCGGACGCGGCTCAAGCTGCGCGTGGTCGCCAAGAGCGACACGCCCTGGTCGGCGATCATGCACGCCGAGATCGACTGCAAGGCGCAGACGATGGGCATGCTGTCGATGGCACAATATGGCGCGGGGCCCGAGCCGGTGCGCACGCGGACCGTGCCCGCCGAGCAGATCGAGCGCCAGCCGCTGTTCGTCGGCGAGGACATGGCGCCGATCTACCGCGTCGCCTGCCCCAGGGGCGCGCCGCTGCCCGCATTCAAGGGGCCGACGATCACCGTCGTGCCGCCGCCCTCTCGTCCGAAACCTGGCCCTTAAGGCCGGACCGGGCGCTCCCTACAACAAGCTGCCCTGCGCGCTGGCCTGATGCGATTCGCGCATCTCCACGCGCGCCGCCTTCTTCACCGGACTGATGAGCGGCGGAAGCTTTGGTCTGCGCCCCATGAACAGCTCTGCCAGTGTCACGAACTGCAGCGCCGGAAAGCGCCCGAACTCGGTCTCGATCACCGGCTGCGACGCCGCTTCGTCGCGCATCCCCTTGGTCGGCAGGCCTTTCATCACGAACAGACCGAAGCGATGCTTGTCGCGCTCCATTACCCGGCCAAGATCGCGCACCATGTTGGGCGTCACATTGTCTCCCGCCTTGACGCTGATCACCCCCGTCTCGATCCGGTCCTTCGCGGCGAGATAATTGAACCAGCCATCGACGCCCTTGTCCCCGCCCTTCTTCTCGCGCGGGAAGCCGCCGACTTGCCACGACACCCATTGCTGGAACTGGTGCGGGTCCTCCACCGCCAGCCGCTCGGCACTTGCCAGGTCCTTGGGCACCCCGATCGTCTCGAACGCGATTCCCGGATACCCATCGCGCATACGGTTCTCTATCATCCCGATGGCGATGTGCGTGACATCGATCCCTATCCACGTCCGCCCCAGCTTCTGGGCGGCATCCACTGCCGTGCCGCACCCGCAGAACGGGTCGAGCACCACGGCGCCGGGATTGGAGGAAGCCGCAACGATCCGCTCGAGCAGCGCGCGCGGCTTCTGGGTGGGGTAGCCCAACCGCTCCTGGGCATTGGCCGATAAGGGAGGGATATCGGTCCACAGCGATTGCAGGCGCGCGCCCAGGCTTTCGTCCTCGTACATTTTGAGGCGGAGAGAGCCGCTCTCCTTCGTCGGATAGTGCAATCGTTTTTCCCGATCATATCGGGTCATGCGCTCGATGTTGCACGACCATCCGTTGGGATGCGGCTGATAGGTGATCCCGTTCGCGGCGGTGTAAGGATAATGCAGATTGGGGCGGACGCTCGGATTTCGCAGCGTCACGGACTGCCAGCGCCGTCCGTCGGGATCCGATTGCGCATAGACCTTGTCGGCCTTCTCTGCCGGCATCCGCGTGTAGAGCTGGTTCCAGACGAAGTCCCTGGTCTTCGAATAGAAGAAGATCGTGTCCGTGACATCGCCATAGCCACGCGAGACGTTGCCGTGCGCGAAGGTCCGCTTCCAGATAATCTCGTTCCGGTAATTTTCCGGGCCGAACACGGCATCCAGCACCAGCTTGAGGGAGTGGCTCGCGGTCGAGTCGCAGTGGAGATAGAGCGAGCCGGTCGGCTTGAGCACCCGATGCAGTTCGACCAGCCGCACCGTCATCATCGCCAGGTACGCCATCAGCGGCGAGTCACCCAGCGTGTCGTGCATCGTGCGCATCATTCCCTGCAATGCGCGGTTGGTGCCGCACGCGATGTCCAGCAAGGCACTCTTCGATGCCTCGCCCCATGTCCAGGTGTCGTCAAAGGCCTGGATGCTGGCATCCGCACCCTGGCCGTTCACTGGTTTGAAAACGAGGTTGTAGCCGGTATTGGAATTGAACGGCGGGTCCAGATAGACGAGATCGACGCTCTCTTCGCGCACATGCTCGCGAAGAACATCGAGATTGTCTCCATAATATAGCCTGTTGCCCAACCGGCGTCCCCGTCGCCAAGGGACACAACGCTAAAGGGAGGACAATCCTGTTCTAGATCTATACTTGTCCGCTTCGAACCAAAACCCGCTCTTCGGATCCGTTACGGAGTATTTACGATTGGGACGACGCTAGGCCAACACCGGGTCGCGCGTGCTCTAGTCGCGAAAGCATGCCGTCCTATGCCAGTCCAAATAGCGCGGATGCGGTCGGTGCGCGGGCACTTGGGGCAACCGCGCCTTGCGATCCGGGAAGATTAGGCGCTCGACGCTTTCCAGGTCGTTGATCTTTCGCGACAACAGGATATCGCCGGCATCGCTGAGCGAAATCAGCCCGCGATCGAACATCCAGTGGATCGTGCCGGACAGCGCAATGCCGTTGTCGATGGCATCCGGGCCGCCTGCATCCACGCTCATGATGTGCGCGGCCTCGGTTTCCGCACGCCCTCCCCCATTGAGAAGCTTCATTCCGGTCAGCGCACAGCGTGCGCCATAGACGTCGAGCACGCGTTTGCGGAACTGGCGGTTACGCACCTTTCGATTGACGAGCATCGTCGTGCGGTCGATCGGCCCGTTCCAGGGGTCGGTCTCCTCTGCCACTTTGTGCGCCGGCGGCATGTCCTCGCAGGCGTCGATTCGCGGCAACAGATCTTCCTCGGTCACCAGCCCGAACTCCAGGATCCGGTTGAAGTCGGCGCTCGAGAGCGCGCGAACCAGTTGTGCGGCGCGATCGCCATCCAGTCGGCCATCCGCCTTCAGCAATTCACGCTCAATGATCGTGCCATCAAGTTCGAACGGCACCGCACGCCCGAATTCCAGGAACGTGCCGCGCGCGATCTGCGCGACGAAAATACCGTCGCTGCCCAGCTCGGGATCGATCCGCTCCACCCGCGCGGCCGCGTAATAGTCGCCGCCATACGGCCTTTCGGGGCGCTGGTGGATGACCCACTGATCGATCATCCGTGTAACGCTCGGCAACCACCGCCCCTCGAAACGATAGCGGAACTCCGACAAGTCGTCGCCCGGATGCGGCACGAGCTGGAAGACCCCGTTGGTCGGAACGACCGGCTCCATCTCCGGCATGGTGCCGAGCCAGCGATAGGTGCCGCGTACCACGAATTCGATCAGGCCTGCATCGCGAAGCTGCTGCAACTCACGCCCCAGGGTTTGGGTCGGAGTAAGACCCGACGTACGCGTTTCCGCTTCGATCGCCTCGA is a genomic window containing:
- a CDS encoding dicarboxylate/amino acid:cation symporter — translated: MGKRLTWFILAGLLLGGLIGWGLNVAYDDGTAAGTQQLKDISYWFDIPTQMFLHLIKMIIAPLVVSTLVVGIAHMGGTGAIGRVGLKAFLWFVTASLVSLTLGLILVNVLQPGVGLNLPLPDVAASSGVDRSGFDAAKFFIHIVPTSAIDAMATNDILQLVIFSLFFGVGMAAVGEKAAPLLKGLEALVSVMLTVTGYVMLFAPVAVFCAVARTLATRGLGVVGDLAYFMGTFYIGLFVLWAVLLGACFVFVGPRTGTLLRYLRDPILLGFSTASSEAAYPRTLEALDRFGVPPRIASFVLPLGYSFNLDGSMMYMTFASIFIAQAYGIPLDWGTMITMLLMLMITSKGIAGVPRASLVVITGTLSHFNIPEAGILLILAVDHFLDMGRTATNVIGNAVAATVVARWEGQLDPPEAAAPGVKPVPAAGAPDLDSFEEYGEGKPRP
- a CDS encoding DNA methyltransferase, with amino-acid sequence MGNRLYYGDNLDVLREHVREESVDLVYLDPPFNSNTGYNLVFKPVNGQGADASIQAFDDTWTWGEASKSALLDIACGTNRALQGMMRTMHDTLGDSPLMAYLAMMTVRLVELHRVLKPTGSLYLHCDSTASHSLKLVLDAVFGPENYRNEIIWKRTFAHGNVSRGYGDVTDTIFFYSKTRDFVWNQLYTRMPAEKADKVYAQSDPDGRRWQSVTLRNPSVRPNLHYPYTAANGITYQPHPNGWSCNIERMTRYDREKRLHYPTKESGSLRLKMYEDESLGARLQSLWTDIPPLSANAQERLGYPTQKPRALLERIVAASSNPGAVVLDPFCGCGTAVDAAQKLGRTWIGIDVTHIAIGMIENRMRDGYPGIAFETIGVPKDLASAERLAVEDPHQFQQWVSWQVGGFPREKKGGDKGVDGWFNYLAAKDRIETGVISVKAGDNVTPNMVRDLGRVMERDKHRFGLFVMKGLPTKGMRDEAASQPVIETEFGRFPALQFVTLAELFMGRRPKLPPLISPVKKAARVEMRESHQASAQGSLL
- a CDS encoding HNH endonuclease, producing the protein MPIWASAVTAAIRRYVARTGSPEFTRKAFIAAEIEAIEAETRTSGLTPTQTLGRELQQLRDAGLIEFVVRGTYRWLGTMPEMEPVVPTNGVFQLVPHPGDDLSEFRYRFEGRWLPSVTRMIDQWVIHQRPERPYGGDYYAAARVERIDPELGSDGIFVAQIARGTFLEFGRAVPFELDGTIIERELLKADGRLDGDRAAQLVRALSSADFNRILEFGLVTEEDLLPRIDACEDMPPAHKVAEETDPWNGPIDRTTMLVNRKVRNRQFRKRVLDVYGARCALTGMKLLNGGGRAETEAAHIMSVDAGGPDAIDNGIALSGTIHWMFDRGLISLSDAGDILLSRKINDLESVERLIFPDRKARLPQVPAHRPHPRYLDWHRTACFRD